In one window of Erwinia tasmaniensis Et1/99 DNA:
- the speG gene encoding spermidine N1-acetyltransferase codes for MSARLVDHDVKLRPLEREDLRFVHQLDNNASVMRYWFEEPYEAFVELSDLYDKHIHDQSERRFVVEHNGANAGMVELVEINHIHRRAEFQIIIAPDHQGKGLASKAVKMAMDYGFSVLNLYKLYLIVDKENDKAIHIYRKLGFKVEGELIHEFFINGEYRNTIRMCIFQPQYLEHFKPAQGMVQPTAQ; via the coding sequence ATGTCTGCAAGGCTTGTCGATCACGATGTTAAATTGCGTCCGCTGGAACGCGAAGATCTGCGTTTTGTCCACCAGCTGGATAATAACGCCAGCGTTATGCGTTACTGGTTTGAAGAGCCGTATGAGGCTTTTGTTGAACTGTCAGATCTCTATGATAAGCACATCCACGATCAGAGCGAACGGCGCTTTGTGGTGGAACATAACGGCGCGAATGCCGGTATGGTGGAGCTGGTAGAAATTAATCATATTCATCGCCGGGCGGAGTTTCAGATTATTATCGCCCCCGACCATCAGGGCAAGGGATTAGCCAGCAAGGCTGTAAAGATGGCAATGGATTATGGTTTCTCCGTGCTGAATCTCTATAAGCTCTATCTGATCGTCGACAAAGAGAACGACAAGGCAATTCACATCTATCGCAAACTGGGCTTTAAGGTAGAAGGTGAGTTGATCCACGAATTCTTTATTAACGGTGAATATCGTAACACCATACGCATGTGCATTTTCCAGCCGCAGTATCTGGAGCATTTCAAACCCGCGCAGGGGATGGTTCAACCGACCGCGCAGTAA
- the nrdI gene encoding class Ib ribonucleoside-diphosphate reductase assembly flavoprotein NrdI, whose translation MATLVYFSSLSENTHRFIVRLNLPARRIPLDSSQQLQVSEPYILVVPSYGGGTRHGAVPKQVIQFLNDINNRQLIRGVIAAGNRNFGEAFCLAGDIIARKCHVPYLYRFELMGTSDDIANIYKGVTEFWQRQTAHS comes from the coding sequence ATGGCTACGCTGGTCTACTTCTCCAGCCTGTCAGAAAACACCCATCGTTTTATCGTGCGCCTGAACCTGCCGGCACGCCGCATTCCGCTGGACAGCTCGCAACAGCTACAGGTCAGTGAGCCTTATATTCTGGTCGTACCCAGCTATGGTGGCGGCACGCGGCATGGGGCGGTTCCTAAACAGGTGATCCAGTTTCTTAATGACATCAATAATCGTCAGCTGATCCGCGGCGTTATCGCCGCCGGAAACCGTAACTTTGGCGAGGCTTTTTGCCTGGCTGGCGACATCATTGCGCGAAAATGCCACGTTCCCTACCTCTACCGCTTTGAGCTGATGGGCACCTCTGACGACATCGCTAACATCTACAAGGGAGTAACCGAATTTTGGCAGCGACAGACAGCACACTCTTAG
- the proV gene encoding glycine betaine/L-proline ABC transporter ATP-binding protein ProV has translation MAIKLEVKNLYKVFGDNPDRAFKYIEKGIDKETLLEKTGLSLGVKDASLAIEEGEIFVIMGLSGSGKSTMVRLLNRLIEPTRGQVIIDGEDIAKISESALRQVRRNKISMVFQSFALMPHMTVLNNAAFGMELAGVPLAERQEKALDALRQVGLDNYAHAYPDELSGGMRQRVGLARALAINPDILLMDEAFSALDPLIRTEMQDELVKLQSRHQRTIVFISHDLDEAMRIGDRIAIMQGGEVVQVGTPDEILNNPANDYVRTFFRGVDISHVFSAKDIARRSAAALIRKAPGLGPRSAIKLLQDNDREYGYVLEKQRFVGTVSVDSLKAALAEGAGLDRALLDTPQAMPADTTLNDLLSHVAQAPCAVPIVGDEGQYIGIISKGTLLQALDRDGGQP, from the coding sequence ATGGCTATTAAACTTGAAGTTAAAAATTTATATAAAGTTTTTGGGGACAACCCCGATCGCGCGTTTAAATATATTGAAAAAGGCATCGATAAAGAAACGCTGCTGGAGAAAACAGGGCTGTCGCTTGGCGTGAAAGACGCCAGTCTGGCCATTGAAGAAGGCGAGATTTTTGTCATCATGGGATTATCCGGCTCCGGTAAATCCACTATGGTTCGCCTTCTCAATCGTCTGATTGAACCCACCCGCGGCCAGGTCATCATCGACGGTGAAGATATTGCCAAAATATCTGAAAGCGCGTTACGCCAGGTCCGCAGAAATAAAATCAGCATGGTATTCCAGTCATTTGCGTTAATGCCACATATGACGGTATTAAATAATGCCGCATTTGGCATGGAATTAGCCGGCGTGCCGCTGGCAGAGCGTCAGGAAAAAGCGCTCGATGCACTGCGACAGGTTGGGCTGGATAATTACGCCCATGCTTACCCGGATGAACTTTCCGGCGGCATGCGCCAGCGCGTTGGATTAGCCCGCGCCCTGGCGATTAATCCCGATATATTATTGATGGATGAAGCCTTCTCCGCGCTTGACCCGTTAATTCGTACCGAAATGCAGGATGAATTAGTCAAGCTGCAATCGCGCCACCAGCGCACCATCGTCTTTATTTCTCACGATCTTGATGAAGCTATGCGCATTGGCGACCGTATCGCCATTATGCAGGGCGGTGAAGTGGTGCAGGTCGGCACGCCGGATGAGATCCTCAACAATCCGGCTAACGACTACGTGCGCACCTTCTTCCGTGGCGTGGATATCAGCCACGTATTCAGCGCGAAGGATATTGCCCGCCGTAGTGCCGCAGCGCTGATCCGTAAAGCGCCAGGGCTCGGCCCGCGTTCAGCCATCAAGCTGTTGCAGGACAACGACCGTGAGTACGGCTACGTGCTGGAAAAACAACGCTTTGTTGGTACCGTCTCCGTAGATTCGCTAAAGGCCGCGCTGGCAGAAGGCGCGGGCCTTGATCGGGCGCTGCTGGACACCCCACAGGCGATGCCCGCTGATACCACGCTTAACGACCTGCTTTCCCATGTTGCCCAGGCTCCGTGCGCGGTGCCGATCGTCGGTGACGAGGGACAGTACATCGGCATTATTTCCAAAGGTACGTTATTGCAAGCATTAGATCGTGATGGAGGCCAGCCATGA
- the mprA gene encoding transcriptional repressor MprA produces the protein MESSFTPIEQMLNFRANRQKDFPLQEIILTRLCMHMQSKLLENRNKMLKAQGINETLFMALITLDAQEDHSIQPSELSSALGSSRTNATRIADELEKRGWIERRESDNDRRCLHLHLTPKGDEFLRQLLPPQHQCLKLLWSALSASEKTQLEAITRKLLNRMDQMDEEEVVASLSR, from the coding sequence ATGGAAAGTTCATTTACTCCCATTGAACAGATGCTGAATTTTCGTGCGAACCGCCAGAAAGATTTTCCACTACAGGAAATTATACTGACGCGCCTGTGTATGCACATGCAGAGTAAACTGCTGGAAAATCGCAATAAGATGCTGAAAGCACAGGGAATTAACGAGACGCTGTTTATGGCATTAATTACCCTGGATGCGCAGGAGGATCACAGCATCCAGCCTTCAGAGCTGAGCTCTGCCCTCGGCTCGTCACGCACTAACGCCACACGCATTGCTGATGAGCTGGAGAAACGCGGTTGGATAGAACGTCGCGAAAGCGATAATGACCGCCGCTGCCTGCACCTGCATCTGACGCCAAAAGGCGACGAGTTCTTACGCCAGCTACTGCCGCCTCAGCATCAGTGCCTGAAACTTTTATGGTCGGCATTAAGCGCTTCCGAAAAAACTCAACTGGAAGCGATCACTCGTAAACTATTGAATCGTATGGACCAAATGGATGAAGAGGAGGTTGTTGCCTCCCTGTCACGCTGA
- the proX gene encoding glycine betaine/L-proline ABC transporter substrate-binding protein ProX — protein MRKTALLAAAFTTLAAAQVSAADLPGKGITVKPAQSTITEETFQTLLVSRALEKLGYTVDDPSEVDYNVAYTSIAAGDTTFVATNWKPLHDDMYQAAGGDAKFYRQGTYVQGAAQGYLIDKKTAEKYHITNIGQLKDPKVAKLFDTNDDGKADLTGCTPGWGCDDVISHQVKAFGLSNTVQNNQGNYSAMIADTITRFKDGKPVLYYTWTPYWVSDVLVPGRDVVWLQVPFSSMPGAQKDVDTKLPNGANYGFPVNTMHIVANKEWAQKNPAAAKLFAEMKLPLADINAQNARMHQGQSSEADINAHVNGWIKAHQAQFDGWVKDALAAGK, from the coding sequence ATGCGTAAGACAGCACTGCTGGCCGCCGCGTTCACCACGCTGGCCGCCGCTCAGGTTTCCGCCGCCGATCTGCCGGGTAAAGGCATTACCGTTAAACCCGCTCAAAGCACCATTACCGAAGAGACCTTTCAGACGCTACTGGTAAGCCGTGCGCTGGAAAAACTGGGGTACACCGTTGATGACCCGAGTGAAGTCGATTACAACGTTGCCTATACCTCGATTGCCGCCGGTGATACCACCTTTGTCGCCACTAACTGGAAACCGTTGCATGACGATATGTATCAGGCCGCCGGTGGCGATGCCAAATTCTATCGCCAGGGTACTTACGTGCAGGGCGCTGCCCAGGGCTACCTGATCGATAAGAAAACCGCTGAAAAATACCACATCACCAACATTGGCCAGCTGAAAGATCCCAAAGTGGCTAAGCTGTTTGATACCAATGATGACGGCAAAGCCGATTTAACCGGCTGCACGCCGGGCTGGGGCTGTGACGATGTGATCAGTCACCAGGTTAAAGCCTTTGGATTGAGTAATACCGTGCAGAATAATCAGGGCAATTACTCGGCAATGATCGCGGATACCATCACCCGTTTCAAAGACGGTAAACCGGTGCTTTACTACACCTGGACGCCGTACTGGGTCAGTGACGTGCTGGTTCCGGGACGCGATGTGGTGTGGTTGCAGGTGCCGTTCTCTTCTATGCCGGGCGCACAGAAAGATGTTGATACCAAATTGCCAAATGGCGCCAATTACGGCTTCCCGGTTAATACGATGCATATCGTGGCTAACAAAGAGTGGGCTCAGAAAAATCCTGCAGCCGCAAAACTGTTTGCCGAGATGAAACTGCCGTTAGCGGATATCAATGCGCAAAACGCACGCATGCATCAGGGACAGTCTTCTGAAGCAGATATTAACGCGCATGTGAATGGCTGGATCAAAGCGCACCAGGCGCAGTTCGACGGCTGGGTGAAAGACGCGCTGGCGGCTGGCAAGTAA
- the proW gene encoding glycine betaine/L-proline ABC transporter permease ProW, with protein MSEQTSNPWESATPNQSAPADASQAATSGGDPWGAPDAATTSQPATNSAGGSSDAWGASPGASHDAAGGGDWLNSAPTPQAEHFNILDPFHKTLIPLDSWVTTAIDWVVTHFRPLFQGVRLPVDYILSTFQQLLLGMPAPVAIIVFALIAWQLSSFSMGVATLVSLVAIGAIGAWSQAMVTLALVLTALLFCIIIGLPLGIWLARSQRAAKIIRPMLDAMQTTPAFVYLVPIVMLFGIGNVPGVVVTIIFALPPIVRLTILGIKQVPADLIEAAESFGASPRQMLFKVQLPLAMPTIMAGVNQTLMLALSMVVIASMIAVGGLGQMVLRGIGRLDMGLATVGGVGIVILAIILDRLTQSLGRDNRSRGNRRWFASGPLGLLTRPFIK; from the coding sequence ATGAGTGAACAAACCAGTAACCCGTGGGAGTCTGCAACCCCAAATCAGAGCGCGCCAGCGGATGCCAGCCAGGCCGCAACCAGCGGCGGCGATCCTTGGGGAGCGCCGGATGCCGCCACGACCAGCCAACCTGCCACCAATTCTGCTGGCGGCAGCAGCGATGCCTGGGGAGCCTCTCCCGGCGCTTCGCACGATGCGGCAGGCGGCGGCGACTGGCTGAATAGCGCTCCGACACCGCAGGCGGAACACTTTAATATCCTCGATCCGTTCCATAAAACGCTGATCCCGCTCGACAGCTGGGTGACCACCGCGATCGACTGGGTAGTGACTCACTTTCGTCCGCTGTTCCAGGGTGTTCGCCTGCCGGTAGATTATATCCTTAGCACCTTCCAGCAGCTGCTGCTGGGTATGCCCGCACCGGTGGCGATTATCGTTTTTGCCCTGATTGCCTGGCAGCTCTCCAGCTTCAGCATGGGGGTCGCCACGCTGGTGTCACTGGTCGCGATTGGCGCCATCGGGGCCTGGTCCCAGGCGATGGTCACGCTGGCGCTGGTGCTGACCGCCCTGCTGTTTTGCATCATCATCGGCCTGCCTCTGGGCATCTGGCTGGCACGTAGTCAGCGAGCGGCGAAAATTATCCGGCCAATGTTGGACGCGATGCAGACCACGCCGGCATTTGTCTACCTGGTGCCAATCGTTATGCTGTTTGGCATCGGCAACGTGCCGGGCGTGGTGGTGACCATTATCTTCGCCCTGCCGCCGATTGTTCGCCTGACCATTCTCGGCATTAAGCAGGTGCCTGCCGACCTGATTGAAGCGGCTGAATCCTTCGGTGCCAGCCCGCGTCAGATGCTGTTTAAAGTGCAGCTGCCGCTGGCGATGCCAACCATTATGGCCGGGGTCAATCAGACGCTGATGCTGGCCCTGTCAATGGTGGTCATTGCTTCAATGATTGCCGTAGGCGGTCTTGGTCAGATGGTATTACGCGGTATTGGACGCCTGGATATGGGTCTGGCGACCGTGGGCGGCGTGGGTATCGTCATTCTGGCAATTATCCTTGACCGACTCACCCAGTCCCTTGGCAGAGACAACCGCAGCCGTGGCAACCGGCGCTGGTTTGCCAGCGGCCCGCTGGGCCTGTTGACCCGCCCCTTTATCAAATAA
- a CDS encoding MFS transporter gives MNPPHQALTPALVILMSLATGLSVACNYYVQPLLATIARTFELSFHQAGFIVTTAQLGYAIGLLLLVPLGDMLERRGLIVTMSLLAAGGLVITAMSSTLPFMLLGTALTGLFSVVAQILVPLAATLAAPEKRGKVVGTVMSGLLLGILLARTVAGGLAELGGWRSVYWIASALMVLMALALWRYLPRYQQSVALNYRQLLGSIFSLYTRHSILRTRAIIGCLVFANFSVLWTSMAFLLSSPQWNYSEGEIGMLGLVGAAGALAARHAGALADKGKARLTTSAGLIVLLASWGVITLGAHSLLALVIGIILLDLAVQGVHITNQSVIYRNMPEARNRLTAGYMTSYFVGGAAGSLLSASAFQAAGWYGVCGAGAALTVCNLLVWWHGQRFEGITE, from the coding sequence ATGAACCCCCCTCATCAAGCCCTTACACCCGCTTTGGTCATACTGATGTCTCTGGCTACCGGCCTGTCAGTCGCCTGTAACTATTATGTTCAGCCGCTGCTGGCCACCATTGCCCGCACCTTCGAACTCTCATTCCATCAGGCAGGCTTTATTGTCACTACTGCCCAGCTGGGATACGCCATCGGACTGCTGCTGCTGGTTCCGTTGGGGGATATGCTGGAACGCCGTGGCCTGATCGTCACGATGAGTCTGCTCGCCGCCGGGGGGCTGGTGATCACGGCGATGTCGTCCACGCTGCCGTTTATGCTGCTGGGAACGGCGCTGACCGGGCTGTTTTCCGTCGTCGCACAGATTTTAGTACCGCTGGCGGCAACCCTCGCCGCACCGGAAAAACGCGGTAAGGTCGTCGGTACGGTGATGAGCGGTCTGCTACTGGGCATCCTACTGGCCCGAACCGTTGCCGGAGGACTGGCAGAGCTGGGCGGTTGGCGCAGCGTCTATTGGATCGCCAGCGCACTAATGGTATTGATGGCGCTGGCGCTGTGGCGCTATTTGCCGCGTTATCAACAGTCGGTGGCGCTAAATTATCGCCAGCTGTTGGGATCAATCTTCTCCCTCTACACCCGTCATTCCATCCTGCGTACCCGAGCCATCATCGGTTGTCTGGTGTTTGCAAACTTCAGCGTGCTCTGGACCTCTATGGCATTTCTGCTTTCGTCACCGCAGTGGAATTATTCAGAAGGGGAAATAGGCATGCTGGGGCTGGTCGGTGCCGCGGGTGCACTGGCGGCACGTCATGCCGGTGCCCTGGCAGACAAAGGCAAGGCCCGCCTGACTACCAGCGCAGGACTGATCGTTTTACTGGCTTCATGGGGGGTTATTACCCTGGGTGCTCATTCACTGCTCGCGTTGGTCATCGGCATTATCTTGCTCGACCTTGCGGTTCAGGGTGTACATATTACCAATCAGAGCGTGATTTACCGCAATATGCCCGAAGCGCGTAACCGCCTCACCGCCGGTTATATGACCAGCTACTTTGTTGGCGGAGCCGCGGGATCCCTCCTGTCGGCATCGGCTTTTCAAGCTGCGGGCTGGTATGGCGTCTGTGGTGCTGGCGCAGCGCTCACCGTATGTAACCTGTTGGTCTGGTGGCATGGCCAGCGGTTTGAGGGCATAACCGAATAA
- a CDS encoding DUF2002 family protein encodes MYLRPDEVARVLEKVGFEMDAVTPKTYGYRRGEDYVYVNREARLGRTALVIHPMLKERSQAIASTASEVKICDHYIRFPMYLAGEANDHYGIPHGFSSRMALERYLERMFG; translated from the coding sequence ATGTATTTACGACCTGATGAGGTAGCACGCGTTTTGGAAAAAGTGGGATTTGAAATGGATGCGGTAACCCCCAAAACCTACGGCTATCGCCGCGGCGAAGACTATGTGTATGTCAACCGTGAAGCACGTCTTGGTCGTACCGCGTTGGTTATCCACCCAATGCTAAAAGAGAGAAGCCAGGCGATCGCCAGCACCGCCTCGGAGGTGAAAATCTGCGATCACTATATCCGTTTTCCGATGTATCTGGCCGGTGAGGCCAACGACCACTATGGTATCCCCCACGGCTTCAGTTCACGCATGGCGCTGGAACGCTACCTTGAGCGCATGTTTGGTTAA
- the nrdF gene encoding class 1b ribonucleoside-diphosphate reductase subunit beta produces MKLNKIHAINWNKIEDDKDLEVWNRLTSNFWLPEKVPLSNDIPAWNSLNAEEQQLTIRVFTGLTLLDTIQNTLGAPALMADALTPHEEAVMSNISFMEAVHARSYSSIFSTLCHTSDVDAAYAWSEENAPLQAKAQIILQHYYHDDALKKKIASVFLESFLFYSGFYLPMYWSSRGKLTNTADLIRLIIKDEAVHGYYIGYKYQKSLEKETAPRKEELQQFAIDLLLELYENEVAYTEALYAGVGWQEDVKKFLHYNANKALMNLGYQALFPSYMTDVNPAILAALSPNADENHDFFSGSGSSYVMGKAVETEDEDWDF; encoded by the coding sequence ATGAAATTAAATAAAATTCACGCGATTAACTGGAACAAAATCGAAGATGACAAAGATCTGGAAGTGTGGAATCGACTGACCAGCAACTTCTGGCTACCGGAAAAAGTTCCGCTTTCCAACGATATTCCGGCATGGAACTCCCTCAACGCCGAAGAGCAGCAGCTCACGATCCGCGTCTTTACCGGCCTGACGCTGCTGGATACCATTCAAAACACCCTGGGGGCTCCGGCACTGATGGCCGATGCGCTGACGCCGCACGAGGAAGCGGTGATGTCAAATATCAGCTTTATGGAAGCGGTGCACGCCCGTTCATACAGTTCGATATTTTCGACGCTCTGCCACACCAGTGATGTTGATGCCGCCTACGCCTGGAGTGAGGAAAACGCGCCGTTGCAGGCTAAGGCACAGATTATCCTGCAACATTATTACCATGACGATGCGCTGAAAAAGAAAATAGCCAGCGTGTTTCTTGAATCATTTTTGTTCTATTCCGGTTTCTACCTGCCGATGTACTGGTCCAGTCGAGGTAAGCTGACCAACACCGCCGATCTGATCCGCCTGATTATTAAAGATGAGGCGGTTCACGGCTATTACATCGGCTATAAGTATCAGAAATCATTAGAAAAAGAGACGGCGCCGCGTAAAGAGGAACTACAGCAGTTTGCCATTGACCTGCTTCTTGAGCTGTATGAAAACGAAGTGGCTTACACTGAGGCGCTGTATGCGGGCGTGGGCTGGCAGGAAGATGTGAAAAAATTCCTGCATTACAACGCCAACAAAGCCCTGATGAACCTCGGTTACCAGGCGCTGTTCCCCTCTTACATGACCGATGTTAACCCGGCGATCCTCGCCGCGCTGTCGCCCAATGCCGACGAAAACCATGACTTTTTCTCCGGCTCCGGCTCCTCTTACGTGATGGGAAAGGCGGTAGAGACCGAAGACGAAGACTGGGACTTTTAA
- the nrdE gene encoding class 1b ribonucleoside-diphosphate reductase subunit alpha: MAATDSTLLAGSTATADYHALNAMLNLYDDNAHIQFEKDREATRQYFIQHVIPNSVQFDSIAERLQFLVAEGYYEADVLNAYPFEFVCSLFAEATARRFRFQTFLGAWKFYTSYTLKTFDGKRYLEGFTERVCMVALTLAKGDQPLALALTDEILSGRFQPATPTFLNCGKQQRGELVSCFLLRIEDNMESIGRAVNSALQLSKRGGGVAFLLSNLREAGAPIKRIENQSSGVIPVMKMLEDAFSYANQLGARQGAGAVYLHAHHPDILRFLDTKRENADEKIRIKTLSLGVVIPDITFQLAKDNQQMALFSPYDVERIYGLPFADISISEKYHEMLNDARIRRTFINPREFFQTLAEIQFESGYPYIMFEDTVNRANPVHGRINMSNLCSEILQVNSPTEYHDDLSYRRIGKDISCNLGSLNIAHAMDSADFARTVEIAVRGLTAVSDQSHIHSVPSIEQGNAQSHAIGLGQMNLHGYLAREGIQYGSEAGLDFTNIYFYTVTYHALRTSNQLARERSTTFSGFAQSRYASGEYFNPYLEQSWQPRTSQVAALFANAGIAIPTRQQWQTLKDAVMQYGLYNQNLQAIPPTGSISYINHATSSIHPIVSRIEIRKEGKTGRVYYPAPFMNNDNQAFYRDAYDIGPEAIIDTYAEATRHVDQGLSLTLFFRDTATTRDINRAQIYAWKKGIKTLYYIRLRQMALQGTEVEGCVSCSL; this comes from the coding sequence TTGGCAGCGACAGACAGCACACTCTTAGCGGGCAGCACGGCCACGGCGGACTATCACGCTCTCAATGCGATGCTCAATTTGTATGATGACAATGCCCATATTCAGTTTGAGAAAGACAGAGAGGCCACGCGTCAGTACTTTATTCAGCACGTTATTCCGAACAGCGTTCAGTTCGATTCCATCGCCGAACGCCTGCAGTTTTTAGTGGCTGAAGGCTATTATGAAGCTGACGTGTTGAATGCGTATCCGTTTGAGTTTGTCTGCTCGCTGTTCGCTGAGGCCACCGCACGGCGCTTTCGCTTTCAGACATTCCTCGGTGCCTGGAAGTTTTACACCAGCTATACGCTGAAAACCTTCGATGGCAAACGCTATCTGGAAGGCTTTACCGAACGCGTGTGTATGGTCGCGCTAACGTTAGCGAAAGGTGACCAGCCGCTGGCGCTGGCGCTGACGGATGAAATTCTGAGCGGCCGCTTCCAGCCTGCAACACCGACCTTCCTGAACTGCGGTAAACAGCAGCGCGGCGAGCTGGTTTCCTGCTTCCTGTTGCGTATTGAAGACAATATGGAGTCGATTGGGCGGGCGGTGAATTCAGCGCTGCAACTGTCCAAACGCGGCGGCGGCGTGGCGTTTCTGCTGTCAAACCTGCGTGAGGCCGGTGCGCCGATCAAACGTATCGAAAATCAGTCTTCCGGCGTGATCCCGGTGATGAAAATGCTGGAAGATGCCTTCTCCTACGCCAACCAGCTGGGAGCACGTCAGGGGGCTGGCGCGGTCTACCTGCATGCGCACCATCCGGATATCCTGCGTTTCCTCGATACCAAGCGCGAAAATGCCGACGAGAAGATCCGCATCAAAACCCTGTCGCTGGGCGTAGTGATCCCCGATATCACCTTCCAGCTGGCGAAAGATAACCAGCAGATGGCGCTGTTCTCTCCCTATGACGTGGAGCGAATTTATGGTTTACCGTTCGCCGATATCAGCATCAGCGAAAAGTACCACGAGATGCTGAACGACGCGCGTATTCGCCGCACGTTCATCAACCCACGTGAATTTTTCCAGACGCTGGCAGAGATCCAGTTTGAGTCCGGATATCCCTATATCATGTTTGAAGATACGGTGAACCGGGCAAATCCTGTCCACGGGCGTATCAATATGAGTAACCTGTGTTCGGAAATCCTACAGGTTAACAGCCCGACCGAATATCACGATGACCTGAGCTATCGCCGCATCGGCAAGGATATTTCCTGTAACCTCGGCTCGCTGAATATCGCCCATGCGATGGATTCTGCTGATTTTGCCCGCACGGTGGAGATCGCCGTACGCGGACTGACGGCGGTATCCGATCAAAGCCATATCCATTCGGTGCCGTCGATCGAACAGGGCAACGCGCAGTCACACGCTATTGGCCTGGGGCAGATGAACCTGCACGGCTACCTGGCGCGGGAAGGTATCCAGTACGGCTCAGAAGCAGGCCTGGACTTCACTAATATTTATTTCTATACCGTGACCTACCATGCCCTGCGTACCTCTAACCAGCTGGCGCGTGAGCGCAGTACCACCTTCAGCGGGTTTGCTCAATCCCGTTATGCCAGCGGCGAATATTTCAATCCGTATCTGGAGCAGAGCTGGCAACCGCGTACCTCGCAGGTCGCCGCGCTGTTTGCCAACGCCGGGATTGCCATCCCAACGCGTCAGCAGTGGCAGACGCTGAAAGACGCGGTGATGCAGTACGGGCTGTACAACCAGAATTTGCAGGCCATTCCCCCGACGGGCTCGATCTCCTACATCAACCATGCCACCTCAAGCATTCACCCTATTGTGTCGCGCATTGAGATCCGTAAAGAGGGGAAGACCGGCCGCGTCTACTATCCGGCCCCCTTTATGAATAACGATAATCAGGCGTTTTATCGCGATGCTTATGATATCGGCCCGGAAGCGATTATCGACACCTATGCTGAAGCCACACGGCACGTCGATCAGGGGCTGTCGCTAACGCTATTTTTCCGCGACACCGCCACCACGCGTGATATCAACCGCGCGCAAATTTACGCCTGGAAGAAAGGCATTAAAACGCTGTACTACATTCGTCTGCGTCAGATGGCCCTGCAAGGCACTGAGGTCGAAGGTTGTGTCTCCTGCTCGCTCTGA
- the nrdH gene encoding glutaredoxin-like protein NrdH, whose amino-acid sequence MRIIIYTKDNCVQCNATKNAMDKKGIAYQLINLDQEPAHTETLKSLGYRQVPVVMAEQEHWSGFRPDKIQALSHIATVRG is encoded by the coding sequence ATGCGCATTATTATTTACACTAAAGATAACTGTGTCCAGTGCAACGCCACTAAAAATGCGATGGACAAGAAAGGCATTGCTTACCAACTGATTAATCTCGACCAGGAACCGGCACATACCGAGACACTTAAATCCCTGGGCTATCGTCAGGTTCCTGTAGTGATGGCCGAACAAGAGCACTGGAGCGGCTTCCGCCCGGACAAAATCCAGGCGCTAAGTCATATTGCTACGGTGCGGGGATAA